GCCCGCCTCCCCCCCGCTACGTCGTGACCTTCCCCTTCTGCTCCGCTCGCACCTGCTCCAGCCCGTTCTGCTCGAGCAGCCGGTTCAGCTCGGCCAGGTCGGTCGCGATGATGAGGTTGAGCGCATTCAGCTCCTCGTCGAGTCTGCCCGACAGGCTCTCGAAGACGTCATACATCTGGTCGGTCGGCCTGTACTCGCCGCGCTCGATGAGGCCGAGCAGTGAGGCGAGCTTGTTGTTGAGCATGATCGGGTAGTTGAGCGGGTCCTGGTTGCTCTGGTTGCGCACCTGGTAGATCCGCCCTTCCACGTCCGACATCTTCGTCTTGACGCGCTGCCCCACCTGCTCGATCTGCTGGACGTCGGTCTTCGCGAGCCGGTCGTCGACCTGGGCCTTGACGTCGCGGCTCAGGATGACCGCTTCGTTGGCCTCGCTGACGCGCTGCAGCACCTGCATGGCGAGCTCGTGCCGCTCACGCAGGTCGGCAACGGTGACTTCACCTGCCAGGCGCGGATCCATGCGGATCTCGAGCGGCTGGGTCTGCGTCTGGCCATTGGCGGTCAGCCGCACCTGGTAGGTGCCGGGCACCGCAGCGGGACCGCGGTTGCCTGCGGCCCACATGATCATGCCGTCGAAGTCGGTGAAGCCGGGGTAGCGCATGTCCCAGAGGAAGCGGTTGAGTCCCGCCTTCGTTGCGGGTGTCGGATCGCCGCCGCCGAACCTGCCGCCGCGCTCCTGTCCCTCGCTCGCCGTGTCACCCGCCGTACCGGTGAATGTGCGGATCACGTTGCCCTGCTCATCGAGGAACTCGAGCGTGACGGTGTCAGCGGGCTGCGACAGGTAGTAGTAGATCGACGCGCCGCGTTCGACCGCGCGCTCGGCCGGATTCGGCGGGAAGAGCGCGACCGGCGCAACCTCTCCGTTGGTGCGCGCGAGGGCGCGCAGAGGTGCGACGTCGTACATGATGTAGAAGGAGCGGCCGTGCGTCGCGATCGCGATGTCCTCGCGCGTCGACGCGATGTCGGCCACCTGCACGATCGGCATGTCCTGCTGCAGCGAACGCCAGCTCCTGCCGTTGTTGAACGAAACCCATACGCGCTTCTCGGTCCCGAGATAGAGCAGCCCCGGCTGTACGACGTCCTCGCGGATCGTCAGCGCGAAGTCGCCCTCCGGAATGCCGTTCGTGATGTCCGTCCACGTCTGCCCGTAATCCTCGGTCCTGTAGACGTACGGCTTGTAATCGCCGAGCAGCATGCGGTGGCCGGCGACGTATGCACGGGACGGCACGTGGGGCGAGATCTCGACGGTGAACACCTTGGTGAACTCGGGCATGTCCGGTGGCGTGACGTCCACCCAGTTCGCCCCACCATCGCGCGTGACCTGCACGATGCCGTCGTCGGTACCGGCCCAGAGCACGTTCGGATCGTGCGGCGACGTTGCGAGCGCGAACACCGTGGGGTACGTCTCAACACCGGTCTGGTCCCTGGTGATCGGACCGCCGGATGCTTCCATCGTGCTCGGCTCGGCACGCGTGAGATCGGGGCTGATGCGCTCCCAGCTCTGCCCCTCGTTGGTGCTCTTCCAGACGTGCTGCGACGTCGTGTACAGCGTCTTCGGCCCGCTGCGCGAGAAGACGATGGGGAACGTCCACTGTACACGTTCCTTCAGGTCCTTCGCGGACCAGCCCATCGGGTTTTCCGGCCACACGTTCACCGGCCGCTCCTGTCCGGTCGCGTAGTCGAAGCGGTCGAGCGCACCGCCGTAGCAGCCGGCGTAGAAGATGTTCACGACCTCGGGGTCGTTGCTGACGTAGCCGCTCTCGCAGCCGCCGGGCGCGTAGAAGAAGTCCTCGGTAGCCGCGAGGTGGTCCCACCCCTGCGACGGCACGCATACGGTGCTGTTGTCCTGCTGCCCGCCGCAGACATGATACGGCTCGTGGGCGGTCACGCCGATGCGGTAGAGCTGCGCGGTTGGGAAGTCCTGGTCCGTCCAGGTCTTGCCGCCATTGACGCTGACGTTGGCGCCCCCGTCATTGGCGTTGATCATCCGCTGGTTGTCGTTGCTGGCGATCCACAGGTCGTGGTTGTCGCCGTGCGGCACGCGGATCTGCGTCTCGAACGTCTTGCCTGCATCGTCGGAGCGGTAGAAGCCGGTATTCACGACGTAGACGCGGTCCGCGTCCCTGGTGTCCGCGTAGATGCGCGTGTAGTAGAAGGCGCGCTGGCGCAGCTTGCGCTCCGTGTTCATCAGCTCCCACGTCGCGCCGCCGTCATCGGAGCGGAAGACGCCGCCGCTGTCGGCCTCGATGATCGCGTACACGCGGTTCGGGTTCACGGGCGAAACCGAGACGCCGATCTTGCCGATGACCTGGTCGCGCGGCGGCAGTCCCGGATTGCGTGTCAGCTCCGTCCAGGTGGAGCCGCCGTCGGTGCTCTTGAAGAGGCCGCTGCCCGGGCCGCCACTCGACATTGCCCACGGCTTGCGATACGCATCCCACAGGGCCGCGTAGATGACGTCCGGGTTGCTCGGATCGATCGAGATGTCCACCACGCCGGTCTTTTCGTCGCGGTAGAGCACCTTCTCCCACGTGTTCCCGCCATCCCGCGAGCGGTACACGCCGCGCTCCTCGTTCTCGACGCCGTACTCGCCGAAGCCGCCGGCGAACACGATGTCGCAGTTCGTCGGGTGCACGCGCACACGCGAGAAGTTGCGGGTCTCGCGCAGTCCGATGTGCTGCCAGGTCTTGCCAGCGTCGGTCGTCTTGTAGAGCCCGTCGCCCGCCTGGATGTTGCCGCGCAGCTGGGTCTCACCGGTGCCGATGTAAACGATGTCGGGATTCGTGGGACACACGGCAATGGAGCCGACGGACGCGGAGTTGATCTGCCCGTCCGTCACGGGATCCCAGGTCGTGCCGCCGTCGCTCGTTTTCCAGAGACCGCCGCCCGTGGCACCGAAGTAGTACTCGAGCGGGCGGGCGTCGCTGCCGGCGACGGCGATCGAGCGGCCGCCACGATCCGGTCCGATGTTGCGCCACTCGAGCGCTGCGAACGGGTCCGCGTCCTGGGCCATGACGCTGGCCGGTGCGGCCAGCAGCGGAACACACAGGACCGCGAGCCTGCGCGCTCCTGCACGCGCGATGCTGCTCATTCGATATCCTCCCTCGGTGGTTTTCACGTGATGATCAGCGGGTGAACGGCAGTTGCAGCGGAGCCGTGAAGAACACGCCGCCGCCGCGCCCGCCCTCGCCGCTGCCGCCGATCCCGGCGAGCTCGCTCAGGGCGAGCACGAGGATGCCGGCGGCTCCCGCCACGGCGAGGGCCGTCCTGCCGACGGACAGCCGGCGCTGTTCCAGTGCTGCGATATGCTGCTGCGGTATGTGCAAGGTGTCGATGGACGTCCGGAACTGTGTTGCGCCGGGAAGATCGGTGCGCCACGTCGCGAAGACGAGAGCGCTGTCCTGCGCACGAACGAATGTGCCATCGACAGTCTCGCGGCTGCGCCCTGCGTTCTCGACCAGCCAGGCCGTGCCGGCAGGCGTGAGCCGCGCCCGCAGCGACTCACCGGGCGCGGGTGCCTCCCGCGTGGCCGCGTAGCCGTAGCAGCCGGTGAGCTGCAGGGAAAGCAGCACGGCTGCCACGGCACGCGTCGAGCGACCTGCGTTCATGCGATCAGCACGTTCCGTTGAAGTAGCAGTTCGCGAGGCGCTCCTCGTCGCTGATCGGGAACACCGTCCCGGGCGCCGTGGCCGCCTCCGACGCCTCGACCCACGTCGGTGAATCGATGTCGAATCGGTACAGGTCGGCAAGCCGGCGCATCGGCTGCAGGAACAGGTTCGCGAAACGTGTGTGGATCAGCATATCACGGGGCGCGATCGCGTGCACGTTCGGATCATAGGGTGTCAGCTCCTCGAGGGCACGCACCGCGTTGATCTGGGTGACGAAATCGTCCGTGAGTCCCTGCTGCAGCGCGGACTCTGCCAGGATCAGGCGCAGCTCACGCGCGCCGATCACGGTCTGGGGCGAGTACTGAATGCCCTCGATGAACTCGTAGACGAAGCGCCGCAGTGCAGGGTCGGGGACCGCGTCGATCGGGTCTTCGTAGAGGATGCCCTCCTCCGGGCACGCCGGATTGAACGGAGAGCAGATCTTCTTGCCCGAAGCGTCCGCCTGCGCATAGGCGGCTCCGACGATCATCTCGTTGCGGTCATTGATCCAGGCGGCCGCGATGTTGTCGGTGGTTGTCGGACTGAAGCTGAAGGTGAAGCGCCAGTCGGCCGGCGCCAGCGCCAGCGCCTGGTTCGCCGCCGCGTCGGCCGCGGCCACACTGATCAGCGGCTGCGCCGGCGTGGTCCCGCCGCTCAGCATCTGCCAGAGCGCCCTGGCGTAGTGCGCACGGGCGGTGAGCGCGATCGCAGCCAGGCGCACGTCCGTGGCAGCAGCCGCGTTCGCGATGCCTTCGGCCTCGGCGAACAGCGCGATCGCCTGATCGTAGAGCGTGTGCATGTTCGCCGGCCCGATCGGCGGCGCGGCCTCCCGCTTGCTGGACAGCGCGAAATCCTCGTAGCTGTCCGCGATGAGCAGGTAGTTGATGCCGAGGTACAGTGCCGAGCGCGCGAGCAGCATCCGGTTCGGCAGCTTGCCCTCGCCCTCGAACTGCGTCGTCAGCCGGTACGCCTCCGCGGACATCCAGCGGGCGCGCGCGACGTCGTTGAAGCCCTCCTTGGTGAAGTCGTTCGCCGTGTTGTTGAGGGCGCCACGCTCGAGCTCGCCGGCCGCGTCCCACGAGCCGGCCCAGTCGTACTCGTCGGTGAGCGTGACGTGTGCGCGCGTGATCGTGGTGTAGGCCTCGGCCGTCGTCGCGAGCGCACCATTCACCAGTGCGGCGACCGAGCCGGGATCCTGCAGGTCGCTCTCGCCCACGTTGTTCGGGTTGTCGACGTCCAGCATGTCGTCGCACGCCGCGGCGCCGATCACGGCGGCCGCGAGGGCGAGGACGCGGGCGCGGCGCCCGATCGTGCAGAGCTTCGCGTATGCGTTCATGTTCGCCTCCTCAGAAGCCGACGCGGGCGGAGAGCGTGAAGCGGCGCGGAATGCCCGGCCGCCATCCATCGGTGCCGTAGATGTACTGGTCGACGCCGTTCTGGTTGGGCGCGATCACGTTATTCTCGGGATCGATACCCGTGTAGCCGGTCCAGAGCGCCAGGTTGCGCACGGAGCCGGTCAGCGACATGTGGTCGATGCCGAGCCCCTCGACAAAGCCGGTCGGCACGTCCCACGTCAGGCTCAGCTCGCGCCAGCGGACGTAGTCGCCCTTTTCGACGGCGTTCATGCCCGCATACGGGGCCAGACCGCCGCCGTGCTTCATGACATACTCGCGCGCGGCCTCGAGGCGCTGCTCGGCCGTGCTGGCGGGGTTCACCATCACCGCCTCCAGTGCTGCGACCTCCGGCGTGTTGCGACCGAGCAGCGAGTGATTGGAGCGGAACTCGTGCGACAGGTTGTGCACGGAGAAGTCACCGGCCTTGAATTCGAACATCGTGTTCAGCCGGAAGTTGCGCAGGAACGAGATGTCGGCGCCGAAGGAACCCGTCCAGTCGGGCAACGGCTTGCCGAGGTAGTGGTCGACCAGGTCTCCATCGCCGTCCTCGTCGATCACTGCGACACGGAACGCGTCCGGCGTGCGGGGCTGGCTGAAGAACGCGAGGAGATCCGCTTCCGACTCGGCGTTGTGGTCACCGCTGACGCTGATCGGATACGCATCGTTCGCGCGGATCGCGCCGAAGAACGCACCCGGCGCGTAGCCTTCCTTGATCCATGTCAGGTAGCGGAAGTAGCCGACCTTGAGGTCCGGCGCGCCGCCCATGTCCGTGACCTCGCGCGACAGGTACGCCGCGTTGGCGAACAGGTTGATCGCGACGTTGTCGCGTGTCAGCGCCGCGGCGTTCAGCCCGATCTCGAAGCCGTTCGCCTTGATCTCGCCGATGTTGTCGAGCTGCGTGCTCAGGAAGCCGCCCGTCGGCGCGAACTGCCGGTTCACCAGCACGTCGCTGGTCACGCGGTTCCAGTACGTCATGTTCAGCCCCAGCCGGTTGTCGAAGAACCCGACCTCGCCGCCGACTTCCAGCTCGGTGGAGACCTCCGGCTTCAGGTCGTCATTGCCCAGGTTGTCCGGTGAGACGCCCGGCCCCTCCGACGAGGAGAGCGGGCCGAACGTGGTGAACTTGTCGAACGCACCCGGCTGCAGCCCCGATTTGCCGAGCGCGGCTCGCAGCCGCAGCGTGCTGACGAGCGGCAGCGAGAACCCGTCCATGTCGCTCGGGACGAAGGAAACCGACGCTTTCGGGTAGAGCGCGCCGCCCGCACTTTCGCCGAATGCGGAGTGCCGGTCGAAACGGGCGCCGACCGTGGCGAACAGCCAGTCGCGGAAACCGACCTGCTCCTGGGCGTAGACGCCCGCGTTCACTGTCTTCAGAACGAACTCGTCAACGCTCTGGTTCGCGCCCGCGCCCGTGACCTCGAGGCCCGGAGCAGGGAACTTGTCGCCGCTGTTGTCCGACGTGTGCCGGTCGCTGATCAGCAGCTGCGCGCCCGCGACGAACGCGGATGACCAGGTGTCGTTCAGCTCGTGGTTCCAGCTCGCCTTGCCGTCGAACGTCAGGTCCCGCTTCTGGATGTCGCGCACGAAGCGCTGTCCCTGCACGTCCGTGCTCGATACGCCGCTGACGTTCCAGCCATAGGGGCGGAAGTTCTCGTAGAGCGTGCTCGTCACGTCGATGCCGAACGTCCCTTCGATCGCGAAGTCCGCGATCGGCGTGAACGTCGTCGTCAGACCGCCGCCGAACCGGCGCACGTTCTCACGACGCAGGATCGCCATCGTCTCGGGGATGGTGGAGAATGCGAAGGCGCCCGTCGGGTTGCCCGCGGGATAGTCGCCGGCGGGCCCCCGTGCGAGCTCCGGCTTCGACATAATCGCCAGCGAGAACGCGCCGTTCGTGTCGTTGCCGTTCGACGGAATGGAGTGGAAGCCGTCCGTGTAATTCGTCGTCAGGCGCATGCGCAGGTTCTCGATGGGGTAGATCGAGAGCGTCGCATTCGCCTGCTTCTTCTCGTCCAGGTCACGCTCCGCCTCGAACGGTGCCGGCACCTGGTCGGTTCCTCCGAACGGGCCGTCCTCCTTCGCATAGCGACCGGATACGAAGTAGCTGATCGCATCGGATCCACCGCTCACGGACAGCGCGTGACTCTGGAAGTTGCCCGTCTCGAAGACGAAGGGCGTAAGCGGTGTCGTGAACACCTCGTACGGCTGGATGTTCTGTCCCCAGAATTCACTCAGGCGCGCAGCCGCCGTGTCCGAGCGGGCAAAGCCGGCAAGCGGCAGGTAGCGCGAGTCCGGCTGCGAGGAGAAGCCCCACTCCGTCTGCAGCTCCCAGCGCGGCGCGCCCGCATGGCCATTCTTGGTGAAGATCTGGATGACGCCGTTCGACGCTTCCGTGCCGTACAGCGTCGCAGCCGCGGCGCCCTTCAGCACCTCGATGCGCGCGATCGCCTCCGGGTTGATGTCGTTCAGACGTGATGCTGCGCCGACACCCCCCTGACCGCCCTCGGAGTTGATCCGCACGCCGTCGACGTAGATGATCGGCTGGTTCGCCTGCGAGAGTGACGCGCCGCCGCGAATCAGGATGTTCGCACCCTCGCCCGCCATGCCACCGGTCTGCTGCACGACCACACCGGGCTCGCGCCCCTGCAGCACTTCCGCCATGCTGGCCGTCGGCGCATCCTCCAGCCGGTCCATGTTGATCGTCGCAACCGTGTTGCCGAGTCGCTTCTTCTCGACCGCCTGACCCGCACCCGTGACCACGACCTCGTCCAGCGCAATCGCCGATTCGCTCAGCTGCAGGTTGATCGTGACCGATTCACCCGCCCCGAGCGTGACCGACCGCTCCGATGTGCTCCAGCCGATCAGCTGGACGCGCAGCGTGTGCGTACCGGGAGCAACGTTCAGGAGGAGAAAGCTGCCGCTCTCGTTCGTGAGCGTGCCGATCCCGGTCCCCGGAATGAAGACCTGCGCACCGACCAGGGGCCGGCCGTGCTCCGACGAGACCGTGCCCGCGATCCGGGCATTCTCCTGCGCCGCGGCCCCGAGTGGCACGAGCAGGAACAGCAGCACGAACGTGATGCGGTTGAATCGGGCGTGCATTCTCACCTCCGGGTGCACCGGTTGGACAGAGTGTGCCCTGCACGGCGCTGCCACGCGGACAGCGCCCTTCGTAAATCCGTCAATGCTGCGCTTGAGGCGGTCCGGCGTCGGGCCGCGGAGTACGGCTATGGTAGGCCGGGTGTATCCCGGCGCAGAACACCGCCGGCTATTGCGCGTCCCGGCGGTGCAGGCAGTAAACGGCGCGGGGCCGTTTCTTTCGTCGTTGTGGCAGGAATCGACGAGCAGTGTACGAGTCGACAGGTTTCCGTGTCAAGCTGCAGCCGCCGGCATGGATCTGGCCGATGCTATGCAGCGTGGCCGCCCGCGCAACCCGGCCGCACAAGCCAACACCCGAAGCGGACTGAAGGAGGACGTCGTGCATACCGAACACCTGCAGAACGTGCGAACGCTGCCTGCGCTCGGAGGATGGCTGGTGGCAATCGGTGCGACGTCCCTGCTCGTATTCGTCTTCATCGCGAGCGGGCTCCTGGGCGAGGGACACGGCGAAGAGCTCTGGGTGAGCGTTGCCCTGATCGCCGGCTTCTGGGCAGGCGGCTACTTCGCCGGCTTCCGCGCCATGCAGGCGCCCATCCTCCATGGCATCGCGCTCGGTCTCACGTCCATTCTTGTCTGGTTCCTGCTCAACCTGCTCGCGTCCCTGTTCTTTCCGACGTTCCGCTGGGAAGGTCTCACCCCCGAGCTGACCGCCGGGCTCCTGGTCGCGCACATCGTCGCGTCAGTCGTGGGGGCACTCATGGGCTACAACATGGCGCTGCGGGGTCGGCCGAGCCTGGAAGAACATCCGCCCGAGGGCGTGGAGCCGCAGCGGGAAGCGTAGCACCGGCGCCTCGTCTCCGTCTCCGTCTCCGTCTCCGTCTCCGGCGACAGGCGCGTGCGCGCGTTGCCGGGATGCGCAAAATGCGCTCGTGCCGTGACGTCGATCTGGTTGTGAGCAGGGACGATGACGTGGGCGGGCGTGCTGGTGTCGTTGATCCAACCTCTGTTCCCGGCTAGCTTTTCGCGGGCCGGTAGCTCAGTGGTAGAGCAGGGGCCTTTTAAGCCCAGGGTCGTGGGTTCGATCCCCACCCGGCCCACTGAGAAAAATTCGACAGTCCGACAGGTCCCGCCCGCGTGGGGCAGGCAGGCCGTCCGCCGCGGAGCACGAGCACGCCCGTTGGGTGCACGCAGCAGCCTGGGCGAAGCGTGCTTTGGCGCACTCCGCTGGGCCGCGCCGGCAAGCCTGCTGGGAATCGTCCAGCCAATGTTGCTTGCGTCCGGCTTCGGTCGAATGAGAGCAACGTTGCCTTCGATTATCCAAGCCAATGTTGCTTGCGTCCGGCTCCGGGCGAATGCGTGCAACGTTGCCTTCGATTATCCAAGCCAATCTTGCTTGCGTCCGGCCCCGGGCGAATGCGTGCAACGTTGCCTTTGATTATCGACGCCGATGCTGTTCGCGTCCCGGCGAAGGCCAGCGAGTCCAACGTTGCCTGTGAAGGCCTCTCCGCCGTGCACGATTTCGTTGGCACGCATGCACCCCCACTCCCCCACCACCTTTTCCGTCTGGCCCGTTGCCTGCAACCTGTCGGCGGCTCACGTGCGCCGCGCGGGCGGCGGAGATGCGGGCAGCGCAGCCGGGAGAGGCGATGAAGAGCGATCAACGGACAATCAGGACACGGGCAGCGCAGCCGACGGGGCAGCGATGACCAGCGATGAGGGCAGGATCGATGGAGCAGGGCTGGTTGCGAACGTACGGTATGCGCTGGACGCACTGGTTCAGCTGACGGAGCGGCACTCGCGAGAGTTTCGCGCCTCCGTGCTGCTGGTATCAGCCGACGGGCGGCTGCTGGATTGTGCGGGCCCGCGTCTGCCACTGGAGTACCGTCGGGCAATCCACGGCCAGAAGGTCGGGGAAGGAGCGGGCTCGTGCGGCACTGCGGCGTTCCGCGGAGAGCGCGTGATCGTGGGCGACATCGCGCGGGATCCGCTCTGGGCCGACTTTCGCGACATCGCGCTGGCAAACGGGCTGCGCGCCTGCTGGTCGCAGCCGATCAGATCCAGTACCGGCGAGGTGCTGGGGACGTTCGCGCTGTACTACGATGCGCCGCGGCTGCCCGACGCCGAGGAGATCCGGCTGATCGAGACGGCCGCGGCGCGCGCCGCCGTGATGCTCGAGCAGGCGCGCCGCGGCGCGAGTGCGGAAGCGCTCGTGGAGGAGCTGCGTTCCGGTTAGGTCTCGCTCAGCCCACCGCTTCCCGCCCGGCTGCCACGATGGAGCTGCGTAGCGTTCAGGTCTCGCTCAGCCCACCGCTTCCCGCACGGCTGCCACGATGCGGGACTCCAGCTGTCCCAGGCTCGAGCAGCGCGCGTTGCCGGATGTGCCGCCGGTGTTCTGCCCGATCGCTTCGACTCGTGTGAGCAGCGTGCTGCCGCCCTCACCCAGCGGCTCGACCTGCGTGGCGATCGACAGGTGGATCCGGTACGAGTCGGCGTAGAGTCCGGCCGGCCCGCGCCCGCAATCGAAGTAGGAAGACATCCGCACTCCGCCGAGCCGGCGTGAAACGACGTGCGGCTGGACCACGGCCAGTCGGTTCTGCGCATCGATCTCCGGGACCGGCAACCCGACGCTCGCGAATGCGGCCGGCAGCACCTCGAGGACCTCTGCCGGCGTCGCGTCCACGCTGTTGCGGGCGACGTAGTCCTCGCGTGTCAGGCGCATCTCTCCCGCCACCGTGCCGTCGGCGCTCGAGATGGTGACGACGTCCTCCACCGGCGAGCGGGGTGCAAGGCCCGGCTCACGCGCTCCGCATCCCGCCACGACCAGCATCAGTACTGCGACGGACCACGTTCTCATCAGGCCTCCTCGTTCATGGCGCGCGCCGCTTCGATCACCTCGAGGACGGACACGGCATCCTGCGGGTCAACAGGCACGGGCGCACCGGCGCGCACGGCTGCGACCAGCTCTTCATAGAAGGTAATCCACCGACCATGCTCCGTAGCAACCGGAACGTTGTCGGTATCCGCGCCCAGCCGTCCCCATGCATTCTCCGACTCGGCACTCCAGCCGGGGTGCGGTCGTTCCCCCGCACGCAGCCGCGCCTCCTGCACGTCCACCCCCCACTTCGTGAACGCGGCCTGCATTCCGAGCACGCGGAAGCGCGGGCCGGCCTGCGCGGCCAGCTCGCTCATCCACAGGTGAGAACGCACACCCGACGCGTGTCGTAACGCGACGAACGTGTCCGCGTCCACTGCAGCATCCTCGCTGCGGCCGACGAGCTCGGCGTAAACGCCGCTGACCGGGCCGAACAGCATCAGCGCCTGGTCGATCAGGTGCGCGCCCAGGTCGTACAGGAGACCGCCCGCATCACCTGGTGCCGCAGACTGTCGCCAGCCGGGCTTGGGCTCCGGCCGCCACCTCTCGAAGCGCGACTCGAACCGCAACACCCGGCCGAGCCGCCCCTCATCGAGCAGCCCGCGAACCGTGAGGAAGTCACCGTCCCAGCGCCGGTTCTGAAACACAGTCAGGATGCGGTCACGGCTCGCCGCCCGCTCCACCAGCGCCCGTGCCGTCGCGGAATCCGCCGCCAGGGGCTTGTCTACCACGACGTGCAGTCCTGCGTCCAGCGCCGCCGTCGCAAGCGGCGCGTGTGTTCGGTTCGGCGCTGCGACTACAACCAGCTCGAGGTCCCCCGACGACCAGAGCGACTCCACCGTCTCCACCACGCGGACGCCCGGATGTTCGGCCCCAGCCTGGGCGGCACGCGTCGCATCCCTCGTCACGACCGCAACGAGCCGCAGACCCGGCACGGCCGCGATCAGCGGCGCATGAAAATGCCGGCCCGCCAACCCGTAGCCGATCAGGCCGACGCGTATGGCCTCGTCGCCGGGGGTGCGGTTGTAACGAAATGCTTGCATTCCCTGACCTAACATTGTAAACGTTTCCATCGCCAGTACGGCCCGCGCCCGCCAGCAGCTGTCCACACCGGGAGCCGGCAGGCGAAGCATGTCCGCACGGGCGGCAGGGCGGGGCGGCGTGGCAGGTTCAGCTTGCCAGGGTATGCCCGCCCGGGTGGCGGGTGGCCTGACAGGGACCTCGGCCTGATGGCATGCCGCGGCCGCCTCGCAGAGCCGCATGGCAGGGCCGCAGGGCACGGCGGAGCAGGGCGTTCACGGCAGGCGCAGCGCAGGACTTCAGCCAGAAGGTCGAGATGCGGGCGACGATCCGGGACGTGGCGCGGGAGGCGAACGTGTCGATAGCCACGGTCTCGCGCGTGCTCAACGAGAGCGGACCGGTGAGGCAGGCGACGCGCGAGCGGGTGCTGGCGGCGGCGACGCGGCTGCGCTACTCGCCCAGCAGCGCGGCGCGCAGCCTGATCACGCGGCAGACCAAGACGCTGGGCGTGCTGCTGCCGGATCTCTACGGCGAGTTCTTCTCGGAGCTGATTCGCGGCATCGACCGGGTGGCGCGCGAAGCGGGCTACCACATCCTCGTTTCCACCTCACACAACCAGCGGCCGGAGGTAGAAGCAGCGCTGCAAGCGATGCGCGGGCGCGTGGACGGGCTGATCGTGATGGCCCCCGATCGCGACGTGGACGAGCTTGCGGCGCTGCTGGCCAGGCCGCTGCCGACGGTGCTGCTGAACCAGCGCACAGTGGACGGCGGTCCGCTGAACCGGATCAACATCGACAACGAGGGTGGTGCGCGCGCCCTGGTGGCGCACCTGATCCGTTCGGGTCACCGGCGGATCGCACTGATCGGCGGCCCGCCGGCGAACCTCGACGCGGATGCGCGGCGTCGCGGGTACCGTGCGGCGCTCGCTGCGGCGGGCCTGTCCGCGGATCCGGAACTGGAGGTGACGGGGGAGTTCAC
This genomic window from Longimicrobiales bacterium contains:
- a CDS encoding Gfo/Idh/MocA family oxidoreductase; its protein translation is MQAFRYNRTPGDEAIRVGLIGYGLAGRHFHAPLIAAVPGLRLVAVVTRDATRAAQAGAEHPGVRVVETVESLWSSGDLELVVVAAPNRTHAPLATAALDAGLHVVVDKPLAADSATARALVERAASRDRILTVFQNRRWDGDFLTVRGLLDEGRLGRVLRFESRFERWRPEPKPGWRQSAAPGDAGGLLYDLGAHLIDQALMLFGPVSGVYAELVGRSEDAAVDADTFVALRHASGVRSHLWMSELAAQAGPRFRVLGMQAAFTKWGVDVQEARLRAGERPHPGWSAESENAWGRLGADTDNVPVATEHGRWITFYEELVAAVRAGAPVPVDPQDAVSVLEVIEAARAMNEEA
- a CDS encoding SusC/RagA family TonB-linked outer membrane protein, which codes for MHARFNRITFVLLFLLVPLGAAAQENARIAGTVSSEHGRPLVGAQVFIPGTGIGTLTNESGSFLLLNVAPGTHTLRVQLIGWSTSERSVTLGAGESVTINLQLSESAIALDEVVVTGAGQAVEKKRLGNTVATINMDRLEDAPTASMAEVLQGREPGVVVQQTGGMAGEGANILIRGGASLSQANQPIIYVDGVRINSEGGQGGVGAASRLNDINPEAIARIEVLKGAAAATLYGTEASNGVIQIFTKNGHAGAPRWELQTEWGFSSQPDSRYLPLAGFARSDTAAARLSEFWGQNIQPYEVFTTPLTPFVFETGNFQSHALSVSGGSDAISYFVSGRYAKEDGPFGGTDQVPAPFEAERDLDEKKQANATLSIYPIENLRMRLTTNYTDGFHSIPSNGNDTNGAFSLAIMSKPELARGPAGDYPAGNPTGAFAFSTIPETMAILRRENVRRFGGGLTTTFTPIADFAIEGTFGIDVTSTLYENFRPYGWNVSGVSSTDVQGQRFVRDIQKRDLTFDGKASWNHELNDTWSSAFVAGAQLLISDRHTSDNSGDKFPAPGLEVTGAGANQSVDEFVLKTVNAGVYAQEQVGFRDWLFATVGARFDRHSAFGESAGGALYPKASVSFVPSDMDGFSLPLVSTLRLRAALGKSGLQPGAFDKFTTFGPLSSSEGPGVSPDNLGNDDLKPEVSTELEVGGEVGFFDNRLGLNMTYWNRVTSDVLVNRQFAPTGGFLSTQLDNIGEIKANGFEIGLNAAALTRDNVAINLFANAAYLSREVTDMGGAPDLKVGYFRYLTWIKEGYAPGAFFGAIRANDAYPISVSGDHNAESEADLLAFFSQPRTPDAFRVAVIDEDGDGDLVDHYLGKPLPDWTGSFGADISFLRNFRLNTMFEFKAGDFSVHNLSHEFRSNHSLLGRNTPEVAALEAVMVNPASTAEQRLEAAREYVMKHGGGLAPYAGMNAVEKGDYVRWRELSLTWDVPTGFVEGLGIDHMSLTGSVRNLALWTGYTGIDPENNVIAPNQNGVDQYIYGTDGWRPGIPRRFTLSARVGF
- a CDS encoding GAF domain-containing protein, with amino-acid sequence MTSDEGRIDGAGLVANVRYALDALVQLTERHSREFRASVLLVSADGRLLDCAGPRLPLEYRRAIHGQKVGEGAGSCGTAAFRGERVIVGDIARDPLWADFRDIALANGLRACWSQPIRSSTGEVLGTFALYYDAPRLPDAEEIRLIETAAARAAVMLEQARRGASAEALVEELRSG
- a CDS encoding LacI family DNA-binding transcriptional regulator gives rise to the protein MRATIRDVAREANVSIATVSRVLNESGPVRQATRERVLAAATRLRYSPSSAARSLITRQTKTLGVLLPDLYGEFFSELIRGIDRVAREAGYHILVSTSHNQRPEVEAALQAMRGRVDGLIVMAPDRDVDELAALLARPLPTVLLNQRTVDGGPLNRINIDNEGGARALVAHLIRSGHRRIALIGGPPANLDADARRRGYRAALAAAGLSADPELEVTGEFTEAGGHEAAQLLLRLEERPTAVFAANDAMAIGALHAFVEAGLSIPTDISLAGFDDIPMARYLRPSLTSVRVPIQELGSRATARLLDLLAHAADDSAWDVVLPTELVVRASSGAPRSRKDAVRV